In Pseudoliparis swirei isolate HS2019 ecotype Mariana Trench chromosome 9, NWPU_hadal_v1, whole genome shotgun sequence, a genomic segment contains:
- the LOC130199579 gene encoding probable G-protein coupled receptor 173, with product MANQSFPIDGPGSLMAVLASQSGTARGGSSGGNSGGSSGSGGGISATDVSVYFKLVFLGLIICVSLGGNLLVSLLVLRDRTLHKAPYFFLLDLCLADAVRSAACFPFVLVSVHNSSAWTYSALSCKVVAFMAVLFCFHAAFMLFCVAVTRYLAIAHHRFYAKRMTIWTCAAIICMVWTLAVAMAFPPVFDVGTYKFIRDEDQCIFEHRYLKTNDTLGFMLMLAVVVLATHGFYAKLLLFEYRHRKMKPVQLVPAISQNWTFHGPGATGQAAANWIAGFGRGPMPPTLLGIRQNLHHQHRRLLGMEEVRSERRLGRMFYTITLLFLVLWAPYIVACFWRVFVKSCTIPHRYLFITVWMSFVQAGVNPIFCLLLNEDLRKVLRAHLPTYWRTKQHLPQDEAYCIM from the coding sequence ATGGCCAACCAGAGCTTTCCAATCGATGGCCCAGGCAGTTTGATGGCTGTGCTGGCTTCGCAGAGTGGAACGGCAAGAGGCGGCAGCAGCGGGGGCAACAGCGGCGGGAGCAGCGGCAGCGGTGGAGGGATCTCTGCCACCGATGTGTCCGTCTACTTTAAGCTGGTGTTCTTGGGTTTGATCATCTGTGTCAGCCTGGGAGGCAACCTCTTGGTCTCCCTGCTGGTCCTGCGAGACAGGACACTTCACAAGGCCCCCTACTTCTTTCTCCTGGACCTGTGCCTCGCCGACGCCGTTCGCTCCGCCGCCTGCTTCCCCTTCGTGCTGGTTTCCGTCCACAACAGCTCGGCCTGGACTTACAGTGCCCTGAGTTGTAAAGTTGTGGCTTTTATGGCCGTGCTGTTTTGTTTTCACGCTGCCTTCATGCTGTTCTGTGTGGCAGTCACCCGTTACCTTGCCATCGCCCACCACCGATTCTACGCCAAGCGCATGACCATCTGGACCTGCGCCGCCATCATTTGCATGGTGTGGACTCTGGCCGTCGCCATGGCGTTCCCACCCGTCTTCGACGTGGGGACGTACAAGTTCATCCGCGACGAGGATCAGTGCATCTTTGAACACCGCTACTTGAAGACAAACGACACCCTGGGCTTCATGCTCATGCTGGCCGTGGTGGTCCTGGCCACCCACGGTTTCTACGCCAAGCTGCTGCTGTTTGAGTACCGGCACCGCAAGATGAAACCTGTCCAGCTGGTGCCAGCTATCAGCCAGAACTGGACCTTCCACGGTCCTGGGGCCACAGGTCAAGCTGCGGCGAACTGGATCGCGGGGTTCGGTCGCGGTCCCATGCCACCCACTCTGTTGGGCATCAGGCAAAATTTACATCATCAACATCGACGGCTGCTCGGGATGGAAGAGGTGAGGTCAGAGAGGAGGCTGGGCAGGATGTTCTACACCATCACCCTGCTCTTCCTGGTCCTCTGGGCTCCTTACATCGTGGCGTGCTTCTGGAGGGTCTTCGTCAAGTCCTGCACCATCCCTCACAGGTACCTCTTCATCACAGTGTGGATGAGCTTCGTCCAAGCCGGAGTCAACCCCATCTTCTGCCTCCTGCTCAACGAGGACCTGAGGAAAGTGCTGAGAGCTCACCTTCCCACCTACTGGAGGACTAAACAACACCTTCCCCAGGACGAGGCCTACTGCATCATGTGA